One Lutra lutra chromosome 18, mLutLut1.2, whole genome shotgun sequence genomic window carries:
- the TMEM219 gene encoding insulin-like growth factor-binding protein 3 receptor isoform X2 produces the protein MGSCQAGHNLHLCLAHHPPLVCATLILLLLGLSGLGLGGFLLTHSTGLRSPDIPQDWVSFLRSFGQLTLCPVNGTVTGKWHGPQVVGLLTTLNFGDGPDRNKTQTFQTMVRGSHMGLKGSSAEERVLITARVTTERTPGTCLYFSAASEILPSSQPPLSCSEEGTGNATLSLRTSEECVSVWSHEGLVLTKLLTSEELALCGSRLLVLGSFLLLFCGLLCCLTAVCFHPRRESHWSRTRL, from the exons atgGGCAGCTGCCAGGCAGGGCACAACCTGCATCTCTGTCTGGCCCACCACCCACCTCTGGTCTGTGCCACTTTGATCCTGCTGCTTCTTGGCCTGTCAGGCCTGGGCCTTGGTGGCTTCCTCCTCACCCACAGCACTGGCTTGCGCAGCCCTGACATCCCTCAG GACTGGGTCTCTTTCTTGAGATCTTTTGGCCAGCTGACCCTGTGTCCCGTGAATGGGACAGTCACGGGGAAGTGGCATGGGCCTCAGGTCGTGGGCTTACTGACCACCTTGAACTTTGGAGATGGTCCAGACAGGAACAAGACACAGACATTCCAAACTATGGTCCGGGGTAGTCACATGGGATTGAAAG GATCTTCTGCGGAAGAGCGGGTCCTCATTACTGCCAGAGTGACCACAGAAAGGACCCCAGGAACATGCCTGTATTTTAGTGCTGCTTCAGAAATCCTGCCCTCCAGCCAGCCACCCCTCTCCTGCTCAGAGGAAGGAACAGGAAATGCCACCTTGAGTCTTAGGACGAGTGAGGAGTGTGTCAGCGTCTGGAGCCACGAAGGCCTTGTGCTCACCAAGCTGCTCACCTCG GAGGAGCTGGCTCTGTGTGGCTCCAGACTGCTTGTTTTGGgctccttcctgcttctcttctgtgGCCTTCTCTGCTGTCTCACTGCTGTGTGCTTCCACCCGCGCCGGGAGTCCCACTGGTCTAGAACCCGGCTCTGA
- the LOC125091140 gene encoding LOW QUALITY PROTEIN: uncharacterized protein LOC125091140 (The sequence of the model RefSeq protein was modified relative to this genomic sequence to represent the inferred CDS: inserted 1 base in 1 codon; deleted 3 bases in 2 codons; substituted 1 base at 1 genomic stop codon), translating to LPISLAPAVRIGGRGHFTCGSAPFGPASLPRLRAPARSPSWNWEEEGEGDRDETGAVVRREAETEKRRGREGAGTVRSYNLSATLRREKGKGRRLGREXGLSPSDPGVRGAVRPDVLGVGPLSVAEELGLRPFGREFPGLTPRFSNIRVSAPLTHISRTRVPTSLNLGLCFIGFQIWGSGPCVHQYPGFIPRAFRYQIQLPXRSNIWGSDPTTRNPGFSNCRPRGGGGLDREVRSGCHPLPSRGGFPGPPLRKGESRGRGGKGKGLLAPLPAWQSRWRTPGAGGSAGAP from the exons CTGCCCATCTCCCTGGCCCCGGCAGTGAGGATAGGGGGGCGGGGCCATTTCACTTGTGGTTCCGCCCCCTTTGGCCCGGCGTCCCTACCGCGCCTGCGCGCTCCCGCCCGGTCTCCATCTTGGAattgggaggaagagggagagggagaccggGACGAGACCGGGGCTGTGGTGCGGAGAGAGGCTGAGactgagaagaggagagggagagaaggcgcGGGGACCGTCCGTAGCTACAATCTTTCAGCTACCctcaggagagagaagggaaaagggaggaggctggggcggGAGTGAGGGCTGTCACCCTCGGACCCTGGTGTGAGAGGGGCCGTGCGGCCGGACGTCCTCGGGGTGGGCCCCCTGTCGGTGGCCGAAGAGCTGGGGCTCAGGCCCTTCGGTCGCGAATTTCCGGGCTTGACCCCTCGCTTCTCAAATATCCGGGTATCAGCCCCTCTGACC CACATATCCAGGACTCGGGTCCCAACCTCTTTAAACCTGGGGCTCTGTTTCATAGGATTTCAA ATCTGGGGTTCAGGCCCCTGCGTGCACCAGTATCCGGGGTTCATTCCCCGCGCGTTCAGATACCAAATTCAGCTTC TTCGTTCAAATATCTGGGGTTCAGACCCCACAACCAGAAATCCGGGATTCAGCAACTGTCGCCctcgaggaggaggaggactggaCCGCGAGGTCAGATCAGGttgtcaccccctcccctccaggggaGGCTTCCCGGGCCCGCCCCTCAGGAAGGGCGAAAGCCGAGGAAGAGGTGGCAAGGGGAAAGGTCTccttgcccctctcccagcttggcAGAGCCGCTGGAGGACCCCAGGAGCAGGCGGAAGCGCTGGGGCACCATAG
- the TMEM219 gene encoding insulin-like growth factor-binding protein 3 receptor isoform X1: protein MGKCLLTGRLLSSSPLLSSSRLSVEARTLLLPMGSCQAGHNLHLCLAHHPPLVCATLILLLLGLSGLGLGGFLLTHSTGLRSPDIPQDWVSFLRSFGQLTLCPVNGTVTGKWHGPQVVGLLTTLNFGDGPDRNKTQTFQTMVRGSHMGLKGSSAEERVLITARVTTERTPGTCLYFSAASEILPSSQPPLSCSEEGTGNATLSLRTSEECVSVWSHEGLVLTKLLTSEELALCGSRLLVLGSFLLLFCGLLCCLTAVCFHPRRESHWSRTRL from the exons ATGGGTAAGTGCCTTCTGACTGGTAGGCTCTTGTCCAGTTCTCCCCTCCTATCCTccagcaggctctccgtggaggcccggacccttctcctccccatgGGCAGCTGCCAGGCAGGGCACAACCTGCATCTCTGTCTGGCCCACCACCCACCTCTGGTCTGTGCCACTTTGATCCTGCTGCTTCTTGGCCTGTCAGGCCTGGGCCTTGGTGGCTTCCTCCTCACCCACAGCACTGGCTTGCGCAGCCCTGACATCCCTCAG GACTGGGTCTCTTTCTTGAGATCTTTTGGCCAGCTGACCCTGTGTCCCGTGAATGGGACAGTCACGGGGAAGTGGCATGGGCCTCAGGTCGTGGGCTTACTGACCACCTTGAACTTTGGAGATGGTCCAGACAGGAACAAGACACAGACATTCCAAACTATGGTCCGGGGTAGTCACATGGGATTGAAAG GATCTTCTGCGGAAGAGCGGGTCCTCATTACTGCCAGAGTGACCACAGAAAGGACCCCAGGAACATGCCTGTATTTTAGTGCTGCTTCAGAAATCCTGCCCTCCAGCCAGCCACCCCTCTCCTGCTCAGAGGAAGGAACAGGAAATGCCACCTTGAGTCTTAGGACGAGTGAGGAGTGTGTCAGCGTCTGGAGCCACGAAGGCCTTGTGCTCACCAAGCTGCTCACCTCG GAGGAGCTGGCTCTGTGTGGCTCCAGACTGCTTGTTTTGGgctccttcctgcttctcttctgtgGCCTTCTCTGCTGTCTCACTGCTGTGTGCTTCCACCCGCGCCGGGAGTCCCACTGGTCTAGAACCCGGCTCTGA
- the TAOK2 gene encoding serine/threonine-protein kinase TAO2 isoform X1, producing the protein MPAGGRAGSLKDPDVAELFFKDDPEKLFSDLREIGHGSFGAVYFARDVRNSEVVAIKKMSYSGKQSNEKWQDIIKEVRFLQKLRHPNTIQYRGCYLREHTAWLVMEYCLGSASDLLEVHKKPLQEVEIAAVTHGALQGLAYLHSHNMIHRDVKAGNILLSEPGLVKLGDFGSASIMAPANSFVGTPYWMAPEVILAMDEGQYDGKVDVWSLGITCIELAERKPPLFNMNAMSALYHIAQNESPVLQSGHWSEYFRNFVDSCLQKIPQDRPTSEVLLKHRFVLRERPPTVIMDLIQRTKDAVRELDNLQYRKMKKILFQEAPNGPGAEAPEEEEEAEPYMHRAGTLTSLESSHSVPSMSISASSQSSSVNSLADASDNEEEEEEEEEEEEEEEGPEAREMAMMQEGEHTVTSHSSIIHRLPGSDNLYDDPYQPEMTPSPLQPPAAPAPTSTTSSARRRAYCRNRDHFATIRTASLVSRQIQEHEQDSALREQLSGYKRMRRQHQKQLLALESRLRGEREEHSARLQRELEAQRAGFGAEAEKLSRRHQAIGEKEARAAQAEERKFQQHILGQQKKELAALLEAQKRTYKLRKEQLKEELQENPSTPKREKAEWLLRQKEQLQQCQAEEEAGLLRRQRQYFELQCRQYKRKMLLARHSLDQDLLREDLNKKQTQKDLECALLLRQHEATRELELRQLQAVQRTRAELTRLQHQTELGNQLEYNKRREQELRQKHAAQVRQQPKSLKVRAGQRPPGLPLPIPGALGPPSTGTPIEEQPCSSGQEAVLNQRIRGEEEEAVPERRILGKEGATLEPEEQRMLGEESGISSPGPQKHRSLVDEEVWGLPEEEIGELRVPSLVPQERSIAGQEVAGEWRLWGKEDGSLLDEEFEFGWIPGPALTPVPEEEEEEEEGAPVRTLRDPGDGCPSPDIPPEPPPTHLRHSPANQLPGLLSHGLLAGLSFAVGSSSGLLPLLLLLLLPLLAAQGGGGLQASLLALEVGLVGLGASYLLLCTALHLPPSLFLLLAQGTALGAVLGLSWRRGLMGVPLGLGASWLLAWPGLALPLAALAAGGKWVRQQGPRMRRGISRLWLRALLRLSPMAFRALQGCGAVGDRGLFALYPKTNKDGFRSRLPVPGPRRGNPRAARHPLALLARFWTLCKGWNWRLARASQGLASHLPPWAIHTLASWGLLRGERPSRIPRLLPRSQRRLGPPASRQPAPGTLTGRRSRTRQSRALPPWR; encoded by the exons ATGCCAGCTGGGGGCCGGGCCGGGAGCCTGAAGGACCCCGATGTGGCTGAGCTCTTCTTCAAGGATGACCCTGAAAAGCTCTTCTCTGATCTCCGGGAAATTGGCCATGGCAGTTTTGGAGCTGTGTACTTT GCCCGAGATGTCCGGAATAGTGAGGTGGTGGCCATCAAGAAGATGTCCTACAGTGGGAAGCAGTCAAATGAG AAGTGGCAGGATATCATCAAGGAGGTGCGGTTCCTGCAGAAGCTCCGGCACCCCAATACCATTCAGTACCGGGGCTGTTACCTGAGAGAGCACACAGCTTGG CTGGTGATGGAGTATTGCCTGGGCTCAGCTTCTGACCTTCTAGAAG TGCACAAGAAGCCCCTTCAGGAGGTGGAGATTGCAGCTGTGACGCACGGGGCCCTTCAGGGCCTGGCTTACCTGCACTCCCACAACATGATCCATAG GGATGTGAAGGCTGGAAACATCTTGCTATCAGAGCCAGGCTTGGTGAAGCTGGGGGACTTTGGCTCTGCATCTATCATGGCACCCGCCAACTCCTTTGTGGGCACCCCATACTG GATGGCTCCGGAGGTGATCCTGGCAATGGATGAGGGGCAGTATGATGGCAAGGTGGATGTCTGGTCCTTGGGGATAACCTGCATCGAGCTGG CGGAACGGAAACCACCGCTGTTCAACATGAATGCGATGAGTGCCTTATACCACATTGCACAGAATGAGTCCCCCGTGCTCCAGTCAGGACACTG GTCTGAGTACTTCCGGAATTTTGTTGACTCCTGTCTTCAGAAGATCCCTCAAGACAGACCAACCTCAGAGGTTCTTTTGAAG CACCGCTTTGTGCTCCGGGAGCGGCCACCCACGGTCATCATGGACCTAATCCAGAGAACTAAGGATGCTGTGCGGGAGCTAGACAACCTGCAGTACCGTAAGATGAAGAAGATACTGTTCCAAGAGGCACCCAATGGCCCTGGTGCTGAGgccccagaggaagaggag GAGGCCGAGCCCTACATGCACCGGGCTGGGACACTGACCAGTCTAGAGAGTAGCCACTCGGTGCCCAGCATGTCCATCAGCGCCTCCAGCCAGAGCAGTTCGGTCAACAGCCTAGCAGATGCTTCAGAcaacgaggaggaggaggaggaagaagaagaggaagaggaggaagaggaagggccCGAAGCCCGAGAGATGGCCATGATGCAGGAGGGAGAACACACAGTCACCTCCCACAGTTCCATCATCCACCGACTGCCG GGTTCTGACAACCTGTATGATGACCCATACCAGCCAGAGATGACCCCCAGCCCTCTCCAGCCGCCGGCAGCCCCGGCTCCCACCTCTACCACCTCTTCTGCCCGCCGCCGGGCCTACTGCCGCAACCGGGACCACTTTGCCACCATCCGTACTGCCTCCCTG gtCAGCCGCCAGATCCAGGAGCACGAGCAGGACTCAGCGCTGCGGGAGCAGCTGAGCGGCTATAAGCGGATGCGACGACAGCACCAGAAACAGCTGCTGGCCCTGGAGTCGAGGCTGCGGGGTGAACGGGAGGAGCACAGCGCGAGGCTGCAGCGGGAGCTTGAGGCCCAGCGTGCTGGCTTTGGGGCTGAGGCAGAAAAGCTGTCCCGGCGGCACCAGGCCATTGGTGAGAAGGAGGCCCGAGCGGCCCAGGCCGAGGAGCGTAAGTTCCAGCAGCACATCCTCGGGCAGCAGAAGAAGGAGCTGGCCGCCCTACTGGAGGCTCAGAAGCGAACGTACAAACTACGAAAGGAGCAGCTGAAAGAG GAGCTCCAGGAGAACCCCAGCACCCCCAAGCGGGAAAAGGCCGAGTGGCTTCTGCGGCAGAAGGAGCAGCTCCAGCAGTGCCAGgcggaggaggaggcagggctgcTGCGGCGGCAGCGCCAGTACTTTGAGCTTCAGTGTCGCCAATATAAGCGCAAGATGCTTCTGGCGCGTCACAGCCTGGACCAGGACCTGCTGCGCGAG GATTTGAACAAGAAGCAGACCCAGAAGGACTTGGAGTGTGCACTGCTGCTGCGGCAGCATGAGGCCACACGGGAGCTGGAGCTACGGCAGCTCCAGGCCGTCCAGCGCACACGGGCGGAGCTCACCCGCCTGCAGCACCAGACGGAGCTGGGTAACCAGCTGGAGTACAACAAGCGGCGTGAGCAAGAGTTGCGGCAGAAGCACGCGGCCCAGGTTCGCCAGCAGCCCAAGAGCCTCAAAGTACGTGCAGGCCAGCGTCCCCCGGGCCTCCCGCTCCCcattcctggggctctgggaccaCCCAGCACAGGCACCCCTATAGAAGAGCAGCCCTGCTCATCTGGCCAGGAGGCAGTACTGAACCAAAGAATtcggggagaggaggaggaagcagttccAGAGAGAAGGATTCTGGGAAAGGAAGGGGCCACCTTGGAGCCAGAGGAACAGAGGATGTTGGGGGAAGAATCAGGAATCTCTAGTCCCGGCCCACAAAAACATAGGAGTTTGGTTGATGAGGAAGTTTGGGGTCTGCCTGAGGAGGAGATAGGAGAACTTAGAGTCCCATCTCTGGTGCCCCAGGAGAGGAGCATTGCAGGCCAGGAGGTGGCTGGGGAATGGAGGTTATGGGGCAAGGAGGACGGGAGCCTCCTGGATGAGGAATTTGAGTTTGGTTGGATCCCAGGCCCAGCACTAACCCCAGTCcccgaggaggaggaagaggaggaggagggagctccAGTTAGGACCCTGAGGGATCCTGGAGATGGCTGTCCCTCACCAGACATCCCCCCTGAGCCCCCTCCAACACATCTGAGGCACAGCCCTGCTAACCAGCTCCCTGGACTTTTGTCCCATGGTCTCCTGGCAGGCCTGTCCTTTGCAGTGGGGTCCTCCTCTGGCCTCCTGCCCCTACTACTTCTGCTGCTACTCCCACTGCTGGCAGCGCAGGGCGGGGGTGGCCTGCAGGCATCACTGCTGGCCCTTGAGGTGGGGCTGGTGGGCCTGGGGGCCTCCTACCTACTTCTTTGTACAGCTCTGCACCTGCCCCCCAGTCTGTTCCTACTCCTGGCCCAGGGCACCGCACTGGGGGCCGTCCTGGGTCTGAGTTGGCGCCGTGGCCTTATGGGTGTCCCTCTGGGCCTTGGGGCGTCCTGGCTCCTAGCCTGGCCAGGTCTGGCTCTACCTCTGGCAGCTCTTGCAGCTGGGGGCAAATGGGTGCGGCAGCAGGGCCCCCGGATGCGCCGGGGTATCTCTCGACTCTGGTTAAGGGCTCTGCTGCGCCTATCGCCCATGGCCTTTCGTGCCCTACAGGGCTGTGGGGCTGTGGGGGACCGGGGCCTGTTTGCACTCTACCCTAAAACTAATAAGGATGGCTTCCGCAGCCGTTTGCCTGTCCCTGGGCCCCGGCGGGGTAATCCCCGCGCTGCCCGACACCCACTAGCCCTGTTGGCGAGGTTTTGGACCCTGTGCAAGGGCTGGAACTGGCGCCTGGCACGGGCCAGCCAGGGGTTAGCCTCCCACTTGCCTCCTTGGGCCATCCACACCCTGGCCAGCTGGGGCCTGCTCCGGGGCGAGAGGCCCAGCCGTATCCCCCGGCTGCTGCCACGCAGTCAGCGCCGGCTAGGGCCACCTGCTTCTCGCCAGCCAGCACCTGGGACTCTAACTGGGCGGCGATCCCGAACCCGTCAGTCCCGGGCCCTGCCTCCCTGGAGGTAA